The uncultured Sunxiuqinia sp. genomic sequence TCAATCCCAAGCCGGTTCACTCCAACTACATAGGACTGATTCTCAATCGCGCGAGCTTGCAACAACACCTTCCAAACCTGTCGCCGTGGAGCAGGCCAATTCGCAACATTGATCATCAAATCATAATCATCTCGGTTTCGGCTAAAAACCGGGAAACGCAAATCGTAACACACTAATGGCAAAATACGAAAAGACTTAATTTTAAAAATCTTGCGTTCCTGTCCTGAAGTTAAATGGATATGCTCCTCTCCCATTGAAAACAGATGTCGCTTGTCGTAGTACTCCAATTTTCCATCGGGGAATGCAAATATAAAGCGGTTGTAGAATGAATTGCCTTCCCGTATCATTAAGCTACCACTAACGACGGTGTGGTTTTCCTTAGCCATCTTTTTCATCCAACATACAGATTCGCCATCCATCACTTCTGCACATTTAGTGATATTCATGCTAAAGCCAGTGGCAAACATTTCAGGAAAAACAACCAAGTCAGTTTCCTTCGGCAAATCTGCCAGAAAATTCTGCAAATGTCTGCGGTTATCTGTTGGTTTTTCCCAATATAAGTCGCATTGAATTAGAGAAATATGTAATTTTTCGTCGGACATAATTTGCATCGATTAGAAAACGAATTTAAGATATTTTCTATTCTTCGGCTGTGAAATGACCAGGATGTTTCCCAATCACTCCTTTTTTACGGTAATAGGCTTTCATTCGTTCAATGTCAGCTTGAGCATCATCGGTCAACTCTAAGGTCTCCAACCACCCAACTTCTTTTCGTCCGAAGTCAAAAAATCCCATATAAACGGTTGCTCCTGTTGCCTTAGCAATTGCATGAAAACCGGCTTTCCAGTGTTTATTAGCCTTGCGGGTTCCTTCTGGCGTAATAGCCAAATGCATCACTTCGCAGCTGTTCATTTCATTGATAACCTGCTTCACCACTGTTACTCCTTTGGAGCGGTCAATCGGGATGGCTCCCATTTTTCGAAGAAAATAGCCCAAAGGCCAAAAGAAAAATTCCTTTTTAATGACAACGTTGGCCACTCCTCCAGCGGATGTGTAATACAAATAGGAGATTATAAAATCCCAAGCACTCGTATGTGGAACACCAATGATAATGGCCTTTTTATGGGGCATTACACCGTTC encodes the following:
- a CDS encoding amidohydrolase — its product is MSDEKLHISLIQCDLYWEKPTDNRRHLQNFLADLPKETDLVVFPEMFATGFSMNITKCAEVMDGESVCWMKKMAKENHTVVSGSLMIREGNSFYNRFIFAFPDGKLEYYDKRHLFSMGEEHIHLTSGQERKIFKIKSFRILPLVCYDLRFPVFSRNRDDYDLMINVANWPAPRRQVWKVLLQARAIENQSYVVGVNRLGIDANGINYAGDTCVIDPKGKNMQLGDEKQEQIVSAKLSKDSLERFRENFPVLPDADDFQLL
- a CDS encoding 1-acyl-sn-glycerol-3-phosphate acyltransferase, with translation MRRICKLLLRLWGWKTVNGVMPHKKAIIIGVPHTSAWDFIISYLYYTSAGGVANVVIKKEFFFWPLGYFLRKMGAIPIDRSKGVTVVKQVINEMNSCEVMHLAITPEGTRKANKHWKAGFHAIAKATGATVYMGFFDFGRKEVGWLETLELTDDAQADIERMKAYYRKKGVIGKHPGHFTAEE